TGACTTGAATACTGCACTGCGTTGTCAGGGAAGGTATTTACTGGTATTAAGTCTGGGTGACCATTATGATACTGATTTTTTACTAAGCTAGGACAATATTTGGGAATACTCATGTTCATGAATTCGCCCACGATACTACTAAAATTTGCAGGCATTAAAAAACTTTCAAGGCGTGACATCTCCTTTGTCTTGAGTTGTCCATTAATAAAGCCTATGAAGTCAATAAATTCATTCATGGCTTGATAGATGTGAATAGTTTCTAGGCCATAAGGTAAATCACAGTCAGGATTAAAAGAATCTGGATCAACCGGGATTGGTGAACAAGCTTGTAGTTCTTTTTCTTCTTCTCTATCTGTCATCAATCTGGTTTGGCTTTGATTCCAATAGCTTTGCTGGTTCAACGCCAAGCACTGCCGCAAGTTTTTCAATATTAAGGGCAGAGATGTTTCTCTCACCTCGTTCAACAGAACCAACATATGTCCTGTGCAAATCTGCTAAGTCAGCCAATTGCTCCTGACTTAGCCCAAGTTTTTTTCTATAAAACTTGATATTTGACCCAATGGTGGCAAGTATGCTCGGCATGGGTCTTATTTTGGTGAGATGATGCCTATAAGTCTACAGCTTATAAGTAGCAACCCTGAGTACATGCATAACTGCGGCAAATGTTAGGTGTTTCTCAGAAAGCATTGCTATTGGGTTAAGTGAACCTGCCACCTAACTATTTATTATGCGGAAACTTTCTGGATATCAACCCTGTGTGGAACAAAAAGCAGAAACTTTCCGTATATTTACCCGACCTAGCATGATATCAAGAAGCTTTCGGGATAGTTGTTGATGATATCCTGACTTTTTCTGGATATCATATCAATTTGTCACAATATCAAGAATTTTTTCGGGATATCATTCCATGGAAAAACCTCCTAAAAAACTCCTTGAACCAGTTAGCGATGTTATTCGTTTGAAGCATTATTCTTACAAGACCGAGAAAAGCTCTATGTTAATTGGATAAAACCCTACATTATGTTTTGTGATAAAGGTCATCTTAAAGAAATGGTTGGAAGAGAATGAGTTATGCTGCAACTGCGGTATGACATTGTTGTATCATTAACAAATAATTTGTGACTAGGGCGAATATACGGAATTAATAGAGTTATGATACAAATTGCTAAAAGCATCACTGTGTAATCAACCAGCCAGTTTTCTTTGGGCAGATCGTTAGGGTAAAAGCGCGATCGCGTGGTCTTCTCAGAATCATTACTTCGCTGCTTGTTCAGCAGTGGGAGAACTTATTGTGTCTCAACCCCATACCTCTCCTGTTTATCTTTAACCAACGAGGGGTATTGCTCTCAGCGCGATCGATTTTTCTGCACAAGGGAAATTTTTAGCTGCTGCTGGACAAGCTGGAACGCTCAAAGTTGGGGATTTAGAACAGTCTGATCCTCAACTCATTCTCAGCGAAGACTATGCCTCCACTTGGATCGATACCTTACATTGGATCTCATATTTGGATCTTCTGATACTAGTCGTATGAGGAACTACAGCCATCAAAGCCGGATCCTCATCTCCATAAGGTTCACTCACAACAAGAGCGGGTCGCACTTTAAATTCTAAGTTGATTGGGAAATCGAAAATAGCAAGCCGCATGAGATTGAGCCACTGATCACCAGAGCGCGATCGCGCTACCGAGAAGCATTGGTTCCTTTTGCGCCTTCGTGTACTAGTTGCTATCTAACGATTTTATACTACTGTGATCTTTATTGCTGCTTTCAAGCGTTAATCTCAATGTTTTCATAGAGGGCAATGATTTCGATTTGAGCTTCAAATGCACTCAAGGACAACGTAACATTCGGATCATCATATTCTGATAGCAGCCATTGATTAGCAGCCGTTTTGACGTAGTGTTCTACCTGAATACTGTACTGATCAATGAGGAGATATTCGCGGAAGCTTTCAATGGTGCGGTAAGCAGAAAACTTTTCGCCGTGATCGTAATCTTGGGTTAATTTGGACAACACTTCAGCAATAAAGCAGGGATTGGTCACGGTGTCGGTACGCCCGGTTTGAAGCTGTAGGGGTTTTTCGACAACCATCAGATCGGGATAGGTGTAAAGATTGCGATCGGGAATCCACAACCGTTGATCGGCTCCGAAAATCCGGTAAGGTTTGCCTCGCAAAGCAGATTTGAGCAGGGTTGCAAGGTTAATTGCCAATTCGTTGTGGTCAGGTGTACCTCCCGTCATGAGTCGAATTTCTCCGTTTACATATTCATGGCGTTCCTCCGAAGCCATTTCAAATTCCAGATATTCTTCACGGGTATAGGTGCGTTGCTCAAGTGTCTGTGTCATGGTGTATTCAAACTCCCTTATGCTCAACGGTATCTGGCATTTGCTGGATGATTTCCATCGTACGAACGCTGACAGTGCAGACCCGATCGAGCAGGTTGATGACGTGTTCCCTGTAGTCCGCAAACTTTTAGGTGTTAAAGAGTTTGGCGATCATCGGGTCTTTGGGTTTCTTTTCTTTGTACTGGTCGAGTATCCATAATCTCAATTCTGACTCATCGACAAGGTTCCGGATCTGAAACTGGGAAAGACGGTTGGACAAGTAGCTGCATTAAGGCGGGCGATTATGCTGCGCATAGGCTGTGCCAACGTATCTCACCAATTACCTTCCGGTTACGTCTCCACCGAGGACTTGCGGCATAACGGCAAAACGCAGCGGCGGCAGATAAACTCAAACTCAGCACCAGCAGTTTCCGCCCGTCCGCTGCCGTGACGTGTTAGCTGGCGCATGGGATAGAATTACCCGATAAAATGGGTGTAGATTAAATACTTTAAAGATTCGCTCCATGAACTCAACAGTTAGCTTGCTTAC
The DNA window shown above is from Cyanobacteria bacterium GSL.Bin1 and carries:
- a CDS encoding helix-turn-helix domain-containing protein — translated: MPSILATIGSNIKFYRKKLGLSQEQLADLADLHRTYVGSVERGERNISALNIEKLAAVLGVEPAKLLESKPNQIDDR
- a CDS encoding Uma2 family endonuclease; translation: MTQTLEQRTYTREEYLEFEMASEERHEYVNGEIRLMTGGTPDHNELAINLATLLKSALRGKPYRIFGADQRLWIPDRNLYTYPDLMVVEKPLQLQTGRTDTVTNPCFIAEVLSKLTQDYDHGEKFSAYRTIESFREYLLIDQYSIQVEHYVKTAANQWLLSEYDDPNVTLSLSAFEAQIEIIALYENIEINA